A single genomic interval of Brevundimonas diminuta harbors:
- a CDS encoding catalase, translating to MAKTSKPAGAPTIGNAGEVHQTASTPDTRLTTNHGTPISDNQNSLKAGARGSTLLEDFILREKIQHFDHERIPERIVHARGSAAHGFFELTDSLSDFTTAKILTEVGKKTELFTRFSTVAGGAGSVDTPRDVRGFAVKFYTTEGNWDLVGNNIPVFFIQDAIKFPDLIHSVKMEADKGYPQAASAHDTFWDFIGLMPESTHMIMWAMSDRAIPRSLRMMEGFGVNTFRLINAEGEATLVKFHWRPKLGTQSTCWDEAVKIAGADPDYHRRDLYEAIDQGDFPEWEFGVQLFTQEQADALPFDVLDATKLVPEEDYPIRVIGRMVLNSNPDNFFAETEQVAFLPTNIVPGIDFSEDPLLQGRLFSYQDTQLSRLGTVNFHQIPINQTKGCPFQNFQRDGHMQMAVPKGRANYEPNSLSEAGEDGGPREDPKGGFRTAAIPVEGEKVRLRAESFADHYSQARLFFRSQTEIEQAHLASAIVFELSKVSLAHVRERVLANLQNVDETLAQRVADGLNLPLPKASEPGVAPIDLDASPALRIVGKYPDTLKGRKVAILVADGSDGAVVDAVKAAVEGDGGSVFIVAPKIGGAKLKDGKTLAADGQLAGSPSVLFDAVAIVLSEDGCAQMLKEGAAVDFAKDAFGHLKAIGHTPESQPLLDKAGVEPDAGVIDLSKDAKGFLAPARTRQWDREPKVRMLA from the coding sequence ATGGCCAAGACCTCAAAGCCGGCCGGCGCGCCGACAATCGGCAACGCCGGCGAGGTGCACCAGACCGCCTCGACGCCTGACACCCGCCTGACCACCAATCACGGGACGCCGATCAGCGACAACCAGAACTCGCTCAAGGCCGGCGCGCGCGGTTCGACCCTGCTGGAAGACTTCATCCTCCGCGAGAAGATCCAGCATTTTGACCACGAGCGCATCCCTGAGCGGATCGTCCATGCCCGCGGCTCGGCCGCCCACGGCTTCTTCGAACTGACCGACAGCCTTTCGGACTTCACCACCGCCAAAATCTTGACTGAGGTCGGCAAGAAGACCGAGCTGTTCACACGCTTCTCGACCGTCGCCGGCGGCGCGGGGTCGGTCGATACGCCGCGCGACGTACGCGGCTTTGCGGTCAAGTTCTATACGACCGAAGGCAACTGGGATCTGGTCGGCAACAACATTCCCGTCTTCTTCATCCAGGACGCGATCAAGTTCCCGGACCTGATCCATTCGGTGAAGATGGAAGCCGACAAGGGCTATCCACAAGCGGCGTCTGCTCATGATACCTTCTGGGACTTCATCGGCCTGATGCCGGAAAGCACCCACATGATCATGTGGGCCATGTCCGACCGCGCCATTCCGCGCTCGCTGCGGATGATGGAAGGCTTCGGCGTTAACACCTTCCGCCTGATCAACGCCGAGGGCGAGGCGACCCTGGTCAAATTCCACTGGCGGCCCAAGCTGGGCACGCAGTCGACCTGCTGGGACGAAGCGGTCAAGATCGCCGGCGCCGATCCCGACTATCACCGCCGCGACCTGTATGAGGCCATCGATCAGGGCGACTTCCCCGAATGGGAGTTCGGCGTGCAGTTGTTCACTCAGGAGCAGGCCGACGCCCTGCCCTTCGACGTCCTGGACGCCACCAAGCTGGTGCCGGAAGAGGATTATCCCATCCGCGTCATCGGCCGCATGGTCCTGAACAGCAACCCCGACAACTTCTTCGCCGAGACCGAACAGGTCGCCTTCCTGCCGACAAACATCGTGCCGGGCATCGATTTCTCGGAAGATCCGCTGCTGCAGGGCCGTCTGTTCTCCTATCAGGACACTCAGCTGTCGCGCCTGGGGACGGTCAACTTCCACCAGATCCCGATCAATCAGACCAAGGGCTGCCCCTTCCAGAACTTCCAGCGCGACGGGCATATGCAGATGGCCGTGCCCAAGGGCCGCGCCAACTACGAACCCAACAGCCTGTCCGAGGCGGGCGAGGACGGCGGCCCGCGTGAAGATCCCAAGGGCGGTTTCCGCACCGCGGCCATCCCGGTCGAGGGCGAAAAGGTCCGGCTGCGCGCCGAAAGCTTCGCCGATCACTATAGCCAGGCGCGGCTGTTCTTCCGCTCACAGACCGAGATCGAACAGGCCCACTTGGCCAGCGCCATCGTGTTTGAACTGTCGAAGGTGTCGCTCGCCCACGTTCGCGAGCGCGTTTTGGCCAATCTGCAGAACGTCGACGAGACCCTGGCCCAGCGTGTCGCAGACGGCTTGAACCTGCCCCTGCCCAAGGCGTCCGAGCCCGGTGTGGCCCCCATCGATCTGGACGCCTCGCCGGCGCTTCGCATCGTCGGCAAATATCCGGACACCCTGAAGGGCCGAAAGGTCGCCATCCTGGTCGCCGACGGTTCGGATGGCGCTGTCGTCGATGCGGTCAAGGCGGCGGTTGAAGGTGACGGCGGCTCGGTCTTCATCGTTGCGCCCAAGATCGGCGGCGCCAAGCTGAAGGACGGCAAGACGCTGGCGGCCGACGGTCAACTGGCCGGCAGCCCGTCGGTCCTGTTCGACGCCGTAGCGATCGTTCTGTCCGAGGACGGCTGCGCCCAGATGTTGAAAGAAGGCGCCGCAGTCGATTTCGCCAAGGATGCCTTCGGCCACCTCAAGGCCATCGGCCACACGCCCGAGTCCCAGCCCCTCTTGGATAAGGCGGGCGTCGAACCGGACGCCGGCGTGATCGACCTGTCCAAGGACGCCAAAGGCTTCCTCGCTCCCGCCCGCACCCGCCAGTGGGATCGGGAGCCCAAGGTGCGAATGCTGGCCTGA
- the murC gene encoding UDP-N-acetylmuramate--L-alanine ligase produces MIARLRPVPFDLGPVHFVGIGGIGMSGIAEIMLKIGYSVQGSDAKASANTERLEQLGAKIFIGHDAAHVGEGVSAVVYSTAVKADNPEMKAARERRIPLVRRAEMLAELMRLQFSIAVGGTHGKTTTTSMVAALLDAAGLDPTVVNGGIINAYGTNAKVGDGDWIVVEADESDGSFLRLKSTVAIVTNIDPEHLDHYGDFDGVRKAFVDFVENIPFYGFAAVCLDHPEVQKLVAAIDNRRLVTYGVNPQAMVRADNVEMGPDGCRFDVVIQNGETHVISGVHLPMAGWHNVSNALAAIAVARELDVSDDAIRTGLAGFGGVKRRFTTTGVVGGVRIVDDYGHHPVEIAAVLKAARQVTDGRVIAVVQPHRYTRLRDLMDEFSTCFSDADGVIVADVYPAGEQPIEGVDKHALADGVRRYGHRHVQALENAAVLPRLIKDEAKSGDVVVLLGAGDITSWAYGLPAQLEALA; encoded by the coding sequence ATGATCGCACGCCTTCGCCCCGTCCCGTTCGACCTCGGTCCCGTTCATTTCGTCGGCATCGGCGGCATCGGCATGAGCGGCATCGCCGAGATCATGCTGAAGATCGGCTATTCGGTGCAGGGCTCTGACGCCAAGGCGAGCGCCAATACTGAGCGGCTGGAACAACTGGGCGCCAAGATCTTCATCGGCCACGACGCCGCCCATGTGGGCGAGGGCGTTTCAGCGGTGGTCTATTCGACGGCGGTCAAGGCCGACAATCCCGAGATGAAGGCGGCCCGCGAGCGCCGCATCCCGCTGGTGCGCCGGGCCGAGATGCTGGCCGAGCTGATGCGGCTGCAGTTCTCGATCGCGGTTGGCGGAACCCACGGCAAGACGACCACGACCTCTATGGTGGCGGCCCTGCTGGATGCGGCGGGCCTGGATCCCACGGTGGTCAATGGCGGCATCATCAACGCCTATGGCACCAACGCCAAGGTCGGCGACGGCGACTGGATCGTGGTTGAGGCGGATGAGTCGGACGGCAGCTTCCTGCGCCTGAAGTCGACGGTGGCCATCGTCACCAACATCGATCCCGAACATCTGGACCACTACGGCGACTTCGACGGGGTGCGCAAAGCGTTCGTCGATTTCGTCGAGAACATCCCCTTCTACGGCTTCGCCGCTGTCTGCCTGGACCATCCGGAGGTGCAGAAGCTGGTCGCCGCCATCGATAACCGGCGGCTGGTGACCTACGGGGTCAATCCGCAGGCCATGGTGCGGGCTGATAATGTCGAGATGGGGCCCGACGGCTGCCGCTTCGACGTGGTCATCCAGAATGGCGAAACCCATGTGATCTCGGGCGTCCATCTGCCGATGGCCGGCTGGCACAATGTGTCGAACGCCCTGGCCGCCATCGCCGTGGCGCGCGAGCTGGACGTGTCGGACGACGCGATCCGCACCGGCCTTGCCGGCTTCGGCGGGGTCAAGCGGCGCTTCACCACCACGGGCGTCGTGGGCGGCGTTCGCATCGTCGACGATTATGGCCACCACCCGGTCGAGATCGCCGCCGTGCTGAAGGCCGCGCGCCAGGTGACCGACGGTCGCGTCATCGCCGTGGTTCAGCCGCACCGCTACACGCGCCTGCGCGACCTGATGGACGAGTTCTCGACCTGCTTCTCGGACGCCGACGGCGTGATCGTGGCCGACGTCTATCCGGCGGGCGAACAGCCGATCGAGGGCGTGGACAAACACGCCCTGGCCGACGGAGTGCGCCGCTACGGCCACCGTCACGTCCAGGCCTTGGAGAACGCCGCTGTCCTGCCACGCCTGATCAAGGATGAGGCCAAATCCGGCGACGTTGTCGTGCTGCTGGGCGCCGGCGACATCACCAGCTGGGCCTATGGCCTGCCGGCGCAGCTGGAGGCTCTGGCGTGA
- a CDS encoding efflux transporter outer membrane subunit — translation MTRNKTLSFLTAAASSALLAACAVGPKAPVADLPVAGTGAFVGSASPTVSTAAASDDWWRLYEDPTLDALIQQAFAENNQLEAAFANLRAVRASLSEARVGRFPTTTTSAQAQRSRASAATVQGLPAGQDAPEIDTYDVGIQAAYEVDLFGRVESTIRAARADARAAEAALATVQVTVAAETTRAYADTCSANAQIAVAERTLELQRNTANLTQTLLDGGAGTGLDVASARAALAQTAATLPTLRATRNEALFRLATLTGRTPAEASQAAAACVRPPQLSQPIPVGDGAALLARRPDVRQAEAELAAAAARVNVATANLFPQISLGGSFGSTALESGELGDDQNFRFSFGPLISWSFPNVFAARAQIKAAGARSDAALATFDQTVLTALQETETALSNYANELDRRAALTEARDQAARAADLSRLRFNAGADSFLLVLDAERTQAAADAALAQSDALVTTYQIALFRALAGGWQTDS, via the coding sequence ATGACCCGCAACAAGACCCTCAGCTTCCTGACCGCCGCGGCGTCGAGCGCCCTGCTCGCCGCCTGCGCGGTCGGACCTAAGGCGCCCGTCGCCGACCTGCCCGTCGCCGGCACGGGCGCGTTCGTCGGCTCGGCCAGCCCCACTGTCTCGACCGCTGCGGCGAGCGACGACTGGTGGCGGCTGTACGAGGACCCCACGCTGGACGCCCTGATCCAGCAGGCCTTCGCCGAGAACAACCAGCTCGAAGCCGCCTTCGCCAATCTGCGCGCGGTACGGGCGTCGCTGTCGGAGGCCCGCGTCGGCCGTTTCCCGACTACGACGACCAGCGCCCAGGCCCAGCGCAGCCGCGCCTCCGCCGCCACGGTCCAGGGCCTGCCAGCCGGGCAGGATGCGCCCGAGATCGACACCTATGACGTCGGCATTCAGGCGGCCTATGAGGTCGACCTGTTCGGACGGGTGGAATCCACCATTCGCGCCGCCCGCGCCGACGCCCGCGCCGCCGAGGCCGCCCTGGCCACGGTCCAGGTGACGGTCGCGGCCGAGACGACCCGCGCCTATGCCGACACCTGCTCGGCCAATGCGCAGATCGCGGTGGCCGAACGGACGCTGGAGCTGCAACGCAACACAGCCAACCTGACCCAGACCTTGCTTGACGGCGGGGCGGGCACGGGGTTGGACGTGGCCAGCGCCCGCGCGGCCCTGGCCCAGACGGCGGCGACCCTGCCGACATTGCGCGCAACCCGTAACGAGGCCCTGTTCCGCCTGGCGACCCTGACCGGGCGCACCCCGGCCGAAGCCAGCCAGGCCGCCGCCGCCTGCGTGCGTCCGCCCCAGCTCAGCCAGCCGATCCCGGTCGGCGATGGCGCCGCGCTTCTGGCCCGCCGTCCCGACGTGCGCCAGGCCGAGGCCGAACTGGCCGCCGCCGCCGCGCGCGTGAACGTGGCGACCGCCAACCTGTTTCCGCAGATCAGCCTGGGCGGCTCCTTCGGCTCCACCGCGCTGGAATCGGGCGAACTGGGCGACGACCAGAACTTCCGCTTCAGCTTCGGTCCGCTGATCAGCTGGTCCTTCCCCAACGTCTTCGCCGCCCGCGCCCAGATCAAGGCCGCCGGCGCCCGTTCGGACGCGGCTCTGGCCACCTTCGACCAGACCGTGCTGACGGCGCTTCAGGAAACCGAGACGGCGCTCAGCAACTACGCCAACGAACTGGACCGCCGTGCGGCCCTGACCGAAGCCAGGGATCAGGCCGCCCGCGCCGCCGACCTGTCACGCCTGCGCTTCAACGCCGGCGCCGACAGCTTCCTGTTGGTGCTGGACGCTGAACGCACCCAGGCGGCGGCCGACGCGGCCCTGGCCCAGTCTGACGCACTGGTCACCACCTATCAGATCGCCCTGTTCCGCGCCCTGGCCGGCGGCTGGCAAACCGACAGCTGA
- a CDS encoding efflux RND transporter permease subunit, whose protein sequence is MNISRFFIDRPIFAAVIAVVISIIGIAAYPLLPLSQYPEIAPPTITINAAYPGASAETLAETVAAPIEQEVNGVENMLYISSSSTSDGAVAITVTFQPGTDLDSAQVLVQNRVALAEPRLPEAVRQTGVVVNKAESGFLMILGLTSPDGTLDNDYVGNYANSTLRDRLLRIEGVGAVQVFGGGNYSMRVWIDPAKAAERGLTGPEIVSALRAQNVQAAAGSIGQPPFPNSAAAFQLPVQVQGRLSDPNEFANVVLKTDAQGRVTYLRDVARIELGAQDYGIRGFFDGQRGVGIAIVQQPGANALGTADRVLKEVEALKSEVPAGMKVDVPYNPTEFVAASVESVQHTLVEAVILVIIVVMVFLQTWRAAIIPIVAIPVALVGTFAVQLALGYSINSLSLFALVLAVGIVVDDAIVVVENVERAISEGLSPKEAAYRSMQEVSGALIAIGLVLVSVFVPTMFVPGIPGIFYRQFAVVIASASVISLFVSLTLSPAMAALLLKPHKKDHEHARKPGVLGTVVYYGGWAGRKFNEGFDWLSDRYGRLTARLVRTVGLVLIIYAGLLGLTAWRLVDTPSGFIPEQDQGFLIGVIQLPAGASLDRTQAVMERATKIIQGTSGVNGTVAFAGLDGSSFSFGSNAATIFVRLNGFEERSKEEAATALAGAITQATGQIEDAQIFVIAPPAVQGLGTGNGFSMMIQDREGAGYRPLEGATFAMMGAAAQKPTEVSQVFSTYNTASPRITADVDRDKALMLGVQPSSVFDTLGVYLGSSYVNDFNMLGRTFRVTAQAEPTARDDIADIANLKTKSSTGAMVPIGSVANLVNDSGPARIVRYNLFPAAELQGNAAAGVSSGEALQVMETMAAQTLPQGFSYEWTGLAYQQKAAGSGATVIFLMAVVFVFLVLAAQYEAFTLPLAVILIVPMCLLAAIIGVNLRGLDNNILVQIGLVVLIALAAKNAILIVEFAKQAEEEQGMNRFEAAVAAAKTRLRPILMTSFAFILGVVPLMLASGPGAEMRQSLGTSVFSGMLGVTFFGLIFTPVFYVVSRWLSSKLPQGKKPTPTPDRPSDRAVRYDETSDLTDPNAPAPATGRGGDI, encoded by the coding sequence ATGAATATCTCCCGCTTCTTCATCGACCGGCCGATCTTCGCGGCCGTGATCGCGGTGGTGATCTCCATCATCGGCATCGCCGCCTATCCGCTGCTGCCCCTGTCGCAGTATCCTGAGATCGCGCCGCCGACGATCACCATCAACGCCGCCTATCCCGGCGCCTCGGCCGAGACCCTGGCCGAAACCGTCGCCGCCCCCATCGAGCAGGAGGTGAACGGCGTCGAGAACATGCTGTACATCTCCTCCTCGTCCACATCGGACGGGGCAGTGGCCATCACCGTGACCTTCCAGCCCGGCACGGACCTGGATTCCGCACAGGTGCTGGTCCAGAACCGGGTTGCCCTGGCTGAACCCCGCCTTCCCGAGGCGGTTCGCCAGACGGGCGTTGTGGTCAACAAGGCCGAGAGCGGCTTCCTGATGATCCTTGGCCTGACGTCGCCCGACGGCACGCTGGATAACGACTATGTCGGCAACTACGCCAACTCCACGCTGCGGGACCGCCTGCTGCGGATCGAAGGTGTGGGCGCAGTGCAGGTGTTCGGCGGCGGCAACTATTCGATGCGCGTCTGGATTGACCCGGCCAAGGCGGCCGAGCGCGGTCTGACGGGCCCCGAGATCGTCTCGGCCCTCCGCGCCCAGAACGTCCAGGCCGCCGCCGGCTCCATCGGCCAGCCGCCGTTCCCCAACAGCGCAGCCGCCTTCCAACTGCCGGTTCAGGTCCAGGGTCGCCTCAGCGATCCCAATGAGTTCGCCAACGTCGTCCTGAAGACGGACGCCCAAGGCCGTGTCACCTATCTGCGTGATGTGGCGCGGATCGAACTGGGCGCCCAGGATTACGGCATCCGCGGCTTCTTCGATGGCCAGCGGGGCGTCGGCATCGCCATCGTTCAGCAGCCGGGCGCAAACGCCTTGGGCACCGCCGACCGCGTGCTGAAAGAGGTCGAGGCCCTGAAGTCCGAAGTGCCCGCCGGCATGAAGGTGGACGTGCCCTACAACCCGACCGAATTCGTCGCCGCTTCGGTGGAGTCGGTTCAGCACACCCTGGTCGAAGCCGTCATCCTGGTCATCATCGTGGTCATGGTCTTCCTGCAGACCTGGCGCGCGGCCATCATCCCCATCGTCGCCATTCCCGTCGCCCTGGTCGGCACCTTCGCGGTGCAGCTGGCGCTGGGCTATTCGATCAACTCCTTGTCTCTTTTCGCCCTGGTCCTCGCGGTCGGCATCGTCGTCGATGACGCCATCGTCGTGGTCGAGAACGTGGAGCGGGCCATCAGCGAGGGCCTCAGTCCAAAGGAGGCCGCCTATCGATCGATGCAGGAGGTGTCCGGCGCCCTGATCGCCATCGGCCTTGTGCTGGTGTCGGTGTTCGTGCCGACGATGTTCGTGCCCGGCATCCCCGGCATCTTCTATCGCCAGTTCGCGGTCGTCATCGCCTCGGCCTCGGTCATCTCGCTGTTCGTGTCCCTGACCCTGTCGCCGGCCATGGCCGCCCTACTGCTGAAGCCGCACAAGAAGGATCACGAGCATGCTCGCAAGCCGGGCGTCCTGGGCACGGTCGTCTATTACGGCGGCTGGGCCGGGCGGAAGTTCAACGAGGGCTTTGACTGGCTATCGGATCGTTACGGCCGCCTGACCGCGCGTCTGGTGCGCACGGTCGGTCTGGTTCTGATCATCTATGCCGGTCTTCTGGGCCTGACCGCCTGGCGTCTGGTGGATACCCCCTCGGGCTTTATCCCTGAACAGGATCAGGGCTTCCTGATCGGCGTCATCCAACTGCCGGCCGGCGCATCTCTGGACCGCACCCAGGCGGTGATGGAACGCGCCACCAAGATCATCCAGGGCACTTCCGGGGTGAACGGCACCGTGGCCTTCGCCGGTCTGGACGGTTCCAGCTTCTCGTTCGGCTCCAACGCCGCCACCATCTTCGTGCGCCTGAACGGCTTCGAGGAACGCTCCAAGGAAGAGGCCGCCACGGCCCTGGCCGGCGCCATCACCCAGGCCACCGGACAGATCGAGGACGCGCAAATCTTCGTCATTGCCCCGCCGGCGGTCCAGGGTCTGGGCACCGGCAACGGCTTCTCGATGATGATCCAGGACCGCGAAGGCGCCGGCTATCGTCCGCTGGAAGGCGCGACCTTCGCCATGATGGGCGCCGCCGCCCAGAAGCCGACCGAGGTCAGCCAGGTCTTCTCGACCTACAACACGGCCTCGCCGCGCATCACCGCCGACGTCGACCGTGACAAGGCGCTGATGCTGGGCGTTCAACCCAGCTCGGTCTTCGACACTCTCGGCGTCTATCTGGGCTCGTCCTACGTCAACGACTTCAACATGCTGGGCCGCACCTTCCGGGTGACGGCACAGGCGGAGCCGACGGCGCGCGACGACATCGCCGACATCGCCAATCTGAAGACCAAGTCGTCCACGGGCGCCATGGTGCCGATCGGGTCGGTGGCCAATCTGGTCAACGATTCCGGCCCGGCGCGGATCGTGCGCTACAACCTGTTCCCGGCCGCCGAACTTCAGGGCAACGCCGCGGCAGGGGTCTCTTCCGGCGAGGCGCTGCAGGTCATGGAAACCATGGCCGCCCAGACCCTGCCGCAGGGCTTCTCCTACGAATGGACGGGTCTGGCCTATCAGCAGAAGGCGGCGGGTTCCGGCGCGACGGTCATCTTCCTGATGGCGGTGGTGTTCGTCTTCCTGGTGCTGGCGGCTCAGTACGAAGCGTTCACGCTTCCGCTGGCGGTCATCCTGATCGTGCCGATGTGTCTGCTGGCGGCCATCATCGGGGTGAACCTGCGCGGCTTGGACAACAACATTTTGGTCCAGATCGGTCTGGTCGTTCTGATCGCCCTGGCGGCCAAGAACGCCATCCTGATCGTCGAGTTCGCCAAACAGGCCGAGGAAGAGCAGGGCATGAACCGGTTCGAGGCTGCGGTCGCCGCCGCCAAGACCCGCCTGCGTCCGATCCTGATGACCTCGTTCGCCTTCATCCTCGGCGTCGTGCCGCTGATGCTGGCCTCGGGGCCGGGCGCGGAGATGCGTCAGTCACTGGGCACGTCCGTCTTCTCGGGCATGCTGGGCGTGACCTTCTTCGGCCTGATCTTCACCCCGGTCTTCTATGTGGTCAGCCGCTGGCTGTCCTCGAAACTGCCGCAAGGCAAGAAGCCGACCCCGACGCCTGACCGTCCTTCGGACCGGGCCGTGCGTTATGACGAAACCAGCGACCTGACCGATCCCAACGCGCCTGCACCCGCGACCGGCCGGGGAGGGGACATCTGA
- the murB gene encoding UDP-N-acetylmuramate dehydrogenase has translation MIALPEVRGKLLRNEPLAPYTWFRVGGAAEALFIPADAEDLADFLEALDAAVPVTVLGVGSNVIVRDGGVEGVVIRLAGRPWAQITTDGDTITAGAGALDSMVAKASAKAGIAGLEFYAGIPGTIGGALTMNAGCYGSETKDVLVSAWGLTRAGERVDYALADFGYTYRHSQAPADIIWIEATYRGAADEPEAVAARISEITSRRETTQPIREKTGGSTFKNPPGHSSWQLVDGAGWRGKLHAETGRGAKFSELHSNFMINPGEATAADIEGLGEAVRADVLAKTGVQLEWEIKRIGRSG, from the coding sequence GTGATTGCTTTGCCCGAGGTGCGCGGCAAGCTGCTGCGGAACGAGCCGCTGGCGCCCTATACCTGGTTCCGGGTGGGCGGCGCGGCCGAGGCCCTGTTCATTCCGGCGGACGCCGAGGATCTGGCGGATTTCCTGGAGGCGCTGGACGCGGCCGTGCCGGTGACGGTTCTGGGCGTCGGATCGAACGTCATCGTGCGTGACGGCGGGGTCGAGGGGGTGGTGATCCGCCTGGCGGGCCGCCCTTGGGCGCAGATCACGACAGACGGCGACACGATCACGGCGGGCGCGGGCGCGCTGGACTCCATGGTCGCCAAGGCCAGCGCCAAGGCGGGGATCGCCGGGCTGGAATTCTACGCCGGCATTCCGGGCACGATCGGCGGCGCCCTGACCATGAACGCCGGTTGTTATGGTTCCGAGACCAAGGACGTGCTGGTTTCGGCCTGGGGCCTGACGCGGGCGGGCGAGCGTGTCGATTACGCTCTGGCCGACTTCGGCTACACCTATCGCCATTCTCAGGCGCCGGCCGACATCATCTGGATCGAGGCGACCTATCGCGGCGCGGCCGACGAACCCGAGGCGGTGGCGGCCCGGATCTCCGAGATCACCAGCCGTCGCGAGACCACTCAGCCGATCCGCGAGAAGACGGGCGGCTCGACCTTCAAGAACCCGCCCGGCCATTCATCATGGCAGCTGGTGGATGGGGCGGGCTGGCGCGGCAAGCTGCACGCCGAAACCGGGAGAGGGGCCAAGTTCAGCGAACTGCACTCCAACTTCATGATCAATCCCGGCGAGGCGACAGCCGCCGATATCGAAGGCCTGGGCGAGGCGGTTCGCGCCGATGTCCTGGCCAAGACCGGCGTTCAGTTGGAATGGGAAATCAAGCGGATCGGCCGATCGGGATAA